In Zingiber officinale cultivar Zhangliang chromosome 1A, Zo_v1.1, whole genome shotgun sequence, a genomic segment contains:
- the LOC122014024 gene encoding cysteine-rich and transmembrane domain-containing protein WIH2-like, producing the protein MSYYSQQQVPPQAYPPPPTSYPPPAEQAYPPTTAPPPPPGYPTRDGKVNDQQQVRVETSSRGDGFWKGCCAALCCCCVLDMCF; encoded by the exons ATGAGTTACTACTCCCAGCAACAAGTTCCTCCTCAAg CTTATCCACCACCGCCTACTTCTTACCCGCCACCAGCGGAGCAGGCCTACCCACCGACGAcggctccgccgccgccgccggggTATCCGACTAGAGACGGCAAGGTGAATGATCAGCAGCAGGTTCGCGTCGAGACGAGCAGCCGCGGCGATGGATTCTGGAAAGGATG CTGTGCTGCCTTGTGTTGCTGCTGCGTTCTGGATATGTGCTTCTGA
- the LOC122009153 gene encoding general transcription factor IIF subunit 2-like, translating into MEDDRIFLDTTRAELPVWLLKCPPAISRVFQSVASNSFSATSSVIAKIVHTVDLLHPEDPSSEQFTLEMIQTNPNAPRSYKLNMSKDVAPMCVFSKSNQGKISVEGKVECKFDLEPQNLRAYSNLCRDRMNKAAVKIRKVQVLENDHGMFMTPMPGQLPSSSKEKRKLAQSKRQDAKRVRRDKGEMLSILFRLFERQPNWGLKQLVLETNQPQQFLKELLSEICVYNKRGPNQATHELKAEYKNLGGSNNE; encoded by the exons ATGGAGGATGATAGAATTTTTCTAGATACAACTAGAGCGGAACTACCGGTGTGGCTATTGAAGTGTCCGCCGGCCATCTCGAGGGTGTTTCAATCGGTCGCCTCTAACTCTTTCTCCGCAACTAGTTCGGTCATTGCCAAGATCGTCCATACTGTTGATCTCCTCCACCCTGAAGATCCCTCCTCTGAACAA TTTACACTGGAAATGATTCAAACTAATCCTAATGCACCCAGGAGTTACAAGTTGAACATGTCGAAAGATGTTGCACCAATGTGTGTTTTTTCCAAATCTAACCAAG GAAAGATCTCGGTGGAGGGGAAGGTAGAGTGTAAATTTGACTTGGAACCTCAAAATTTAAGGGCTTATAGTAATTTATGCCGGGACAGAATGAACAAGGCTGCTGTCAAGATCAGAAAAGTCCAG GTTCTCGAGAATGATCATGGCATGTTCATGACGCCAATGCCCGGCCAACTTCCATCTAGTTCGAAG gagaagagaaaattagcCCAGTCTAAGCGGCAGGATGCCAAACGAGTACGAAGGGACAAAGGAGAAATGTTGAGCATTCTCTTTAGACTCTTCGAAAGGCAACCCAATTGGGGGTTGAAGCAACTGGTCCTAGAGACTAACCAACCTCAG CAATTTCTTAAAGAGTTATTGAGCGAGATTTGCGTGTACAACAAGAGAGGACCAAACCAAGCAACCCATGAGCTCAAAGCGGAATACAAGAATTTGGGGGGATCCAACAATGAATGA